The Sulfurospirillum deleyianum DSM 6946 nucleotide sequence CTGTGAGAACAAGTTGAATTTGATTTTGGTTGTTGTAGTTCATCTCTTCGTTATTTAAAGAGAGTTTGATAATTTGTGCAGATTTGTCTAAAAGATCAATTTTTTTGGTGAGAAGATTGAACCATAATGTTGGATCAATCAAATATTCACCACTTTGTGCTGCGGTCATCAGTTCAGCTTTAACCCGAGTGATGTCTTCTTCTAGCTTTAAGTTTTCAGGAAGTTTATAAAGGTTTTCGATACTTGTTTTTGTTGCGATGTCGTTAATAGTTGTATGATCGAATGTATTTGAAACACTTAAAATACTAATCCATATTTTAAGATCTTCTGGACTAAAAGGAACATATTGACTTAGAATTTTAGAAACAAATCCCCTCTCTTGTCCTAAGTACTCTATATTTTTGTACAAAGCAATAAGAGAATAGCTTAAGTTTGAAATAGTGGAGTTGGTATTAATCGTTCCAATCGACTCTACTTCTTTAAGTAAATGGGTATTAAGTTGGCTATAGTAACCAAAAAAGACGTCATTAAAATTGATGGAAAAATTATCAATTTTTTGACGAATTTCAACAATTTTTGTGAGAAGCGCAACCGAATTTTTAACAGAAGATGACATCTCACGTGTTTGAAAATAATCATGAAATTCTTTAATCGCTTTATTGACATTAATGCGTTGTTCTTGGAGTGCCTCCTTAGCAATACCGCCTTCGCTTGAAAGGTATGAAGCACTTAACCCTCTCTCTTTTGCAAGTTCAATAGAGAGTGCACTGAGAACTTTAGTGCTTTCAAATTTGCTTTTGTGTTGTAAAGTCGCATCAAATTGCGTGTAAGTCACAAAGAAAAAATAACTTGAAAAAATAAAAAGAATAATCAACGGATATTGACTAATCATCCTCAACGTGTTTTGCATGGTTAATTTCATGGTAAGCGTCCTTTACTAACGGTTAATTTAATGTTATTTTGTAAGTGGAGGCAATCTCTTGACATAAGGGACTGTTTTTTGAACCTTCTTTTAAAAGCAAAATGGCTTCATCTTGTTTGGTGTGATTTTTAAGATAAGCTTCTGCAAGATAGCATTTTGCTTTAACATTTCCTTTCATAACGGCTTGTTCTAAATAGGGAATGGCAAGGGCAGCATTGGCTTCTAATCCTTCTCCATAAAGGTACATTTTTCCTAGGTAAAAGTAACTTTGCATACTACTTTCTTGTTTAATAGAGCGTTCAAATAGCTCCTTGGCATCGCTATAATGACCACTTTTGTATGCCAATACCGCTTCTCTAAAAAGGTCTGCATGAGCAAACGAGAGAAGAAAAAGGGTCGAAAACAAAACTTTTTTCATAAAATACTTTCCTTAAATGTTTCAATGCTGTGTTGAAGTTTTTCTAAGATATGTAAGATTTCATCTTTGGTATCAAAATCTAAGCTGGTTTCAAGATGCTCAAAATGATGATATAGCGAAAGGATATGTAAGTGTAAAGCAACACTTTTTAATTTATTAAGCTCTTCTTTTGCTTGAAAACGATCATTGATCGTAATCGCTTGTGTAATGAGTGGCATAGATGTGCTAAGGGTTTCAAGATATTCTTCCATAATCTGTGCGAGAGTACTAATATCAAGCCCCAGAGATTCTGCGCATTCTGACAAATCAAATGTTTCATCATACTCCTCTTGCTGGGGTAGCGTTTTTTCATCTGCAAAAAGGGTGGTGTCTTTGAGTAAATCTTCGTAGTTATCTTCTGGGTACGCTTCATCAACAGGAGATGAGACTGTTTCAAATGTTAAATCGTGAGGCTGAATCTGATCAATAGAACAATATTCAACAGGCGTAACGCTCTCTTCTTCCAAGGGTTTGTCTGCTTTTTTTGTCTCTAAAATTGCTTCGTCGAATTTTAATTTGAAGGAAGAGGGCTCCTCTTCATCTTCTATAACGCTCTTGAGTGGAAGCCCCAATGAGCTCTCCTCATCGCGTGCATCACTCTCTTGTGCTATAGGTGCTTCAAAAAGAGAGGTGGCGTCTTGAGGGGTGAATGAGAAATCTTCTTCTATCGTCTCCTTGGATGAAGTAAAAGAGGGACGCTCAAAAGAA carries:
- a CDS encoding sel1 repeat family protein; amino-acid sequence: MKKVLFSTLFLLSFAHADLFREAVLAYKSGHYSDAKELFERSIKQESSMQSYFYLGKMYLYGEGLEANAALAIPYLEQAVMKGNVKAKCYLAEAYLKNHTKQDEAILLLKEGSKNSPLCQEIASTYKITLN